The Planctomycetaceae bacterium sequence ATAAATCGCAAGACCACCCAATACCATAATTATAATGGCGATAACCCAAGCAAAAACCGGACGCTCTAAAAAGAATTTAGATAACATTTATTTACTCCCGCTCATTTGATTTTGTGCGGCGGATTTCGCATCCTTACCGTTTTTATATATAACAACTTTTACAGCAGCACCGGGACGAACTTTCTGGATGCCTTCGATAACCAAACGATCACCAACTTCCAGACCCGATGTTACAAGCCACTGGTCACCAATCGCGCGGTCAAGATTAAGCATACGTATTTCAACTTCCTTGTCTTCATTAACAACATACGCCATTGGATTCCCTTTTACATCACGTAATATTGCCTGCTGTGGAATGAGGATGGCTTTTTCCTGAACGCCTTCCTCTATGACAGCACGCATAAACATACCCGGCAAAAGTTCTCCTTCAGGATTCGGGAAAACTACCCGCAGGATAACAGAAGCCGTCGTCGGGTCCACCGTTATATCACGGAACTGAAGAGTGCCTGCCAAAGGATATGGCGTACCATCCTCAAGGAAAAGTTTTACTGTGTTTTTGCTCGCTTCGTTCTGGTCAAGCATACCAGTCTTCAGGTGTCTGTTCAATCGCAACATTTCCGATGTGGATTGAGGCACATCGACATAAATCGGATTCAACTGCTGAACGGTCGCAAGAACCACCTGTTGATAAGCAGTTACCATAGCGCCATCGGTTATACTTGACATGCCAATACGACCTGAAATCGGCGCGGTAATTTTTGTATAGCCGAGATTGATGTTAGCCGTATCAAGCATTGCTTTATAATATTGAATTTCAGCTTCAATTTGATTCAACGAGCTTGTCGCGTCATCAAATTCCTGCTGACTTACGGCTTTATCAACAAGCAACTCCTTATATCGCTCAACTCTCGATTTGACAGAAGGCAAACTTGCTTCGGCTCTGGTAAGCGATGCTTTAGCATTATTAACAGCGGCCTGAAACGGTGCCGGGTCAATTTGATACAGAACCTGACCTTCATTAACATCCGAACCTTCTGTAAACAAACGCTTCTGTATTATACCACTGACCTGCGGCCTGACATCCGCGATTCGATACGCAGATGTTCTACCAGGCAATTCTGTTTTAAGGACTACCGGCTGTGTATGCACTTTAATCGCCACGACTTCAGGCATCGGCATTGTCATCTGCTGTTTGCCCTTGCAGCCTGCCAGCAAAAACACACCCGACATAACAACGCCAATAAAGATTATTGTTATTTGCATTTTGTTTTTGTTTCTTTTATTCATTTTTGTACATCCTTTACAGATATTAATTTTCAACAGTAATACTATCTTTGTTTTTATGATTTTTACGTGTAAACAAATCATAAAGAACCGGCATTATTATCAGCGTAAGTACGCCCGAAACAACCAGACCGCCGACAGAAGCAATACCTACGCCATTTCTCAATTCCGCTCCGATACCTTTACCGGTTGCCAGCGGCATCATACCTAAAATCGCAGCCAACGTAACCATCAGAATCGCCCTAAAACGTTCGCACGCGGCACTAATCATCGCCTTGTGAATCAGCACGCCTTGTCTAACGTGAACGTTAAACTGATCCATAATCAAAATCGCGATATTAACAACTATACCGATGAGCATAACCATTCCCATCATCACGAACATCGACATACTTTCATCAGTCAACGCCAGCGCCAATATAACGCCGATAATAGCCAAAGGCAGCGTAACCAAAATCAGCCACGGCTGCTTGAACGATTCCAATAATGCCGCAAGCATAAGGAAGCATAAAACTATAGCGATAATTCCCGCTTCGCCGAACGCCATCATAGCTTCATCCATCATTTCCGCGGTTCCGGCAAATTTATAATTATATCCCGGAGGCAATTTTCCGCTTTCATCAAGCTTTGCACTTAATTCATCAATTGCATTGCCGAGCGGTTTTGTTACTGAAGGATTCGACAGTAATTTAGATATACGCTGCTTGTCCTTCCTTGTTATTTGTATCGGAGCAATCTTCTGATAAACATCGCCGAGATTAGTCAACATCAGAGTTTTGCCGTCACCGGCCGGAAACATAAATTGTTCAACCTGATTTTTGCCTTCCTTTTTATCAAACAATACTACAATATCATAATTGCGAGCGTTCTGTTTAAATGTTCCACATTCAATACCTTCGATATTCGCACGCAACACCAGCCCCAAGTCTGTCGCGGCAATGCCTAAATCCGCAAGCACCGCTCTTTTCGGCAAAACTCGCAGTTCCGGCTTACCCTGGCGAACCGTCGTGTCGGTATCAATATATCCGTTCTCTTTGGTCGCTATGCTCTTGGCATACAACGCGAGATTGTCAAGCACATCAAGATTCGAACCTGAAATTTCAAGTTCGATATCCGTTGACTGTCCGCCAATAATCGAAGGCTGCGAAACCGTTACAATACATTCAGGATACTTCGCCAGCTTCTGTCTTGTAATTTCCATAAGCTGCTCAAGTGCAATTTGGCGTTCCGTTCGCTCTGAAAACTTCAGAAGCAGCTGCGCAAGATAAACGCCTTGGGACGCCTGGCCTATAGTGCCTTCAACTCTGCCGATAGCTGTCAGAGTGTGTTTTAATTCTGGCAGGTCCTTAAGTATTTCTTCTACTTCATGAACTCGCTTGACCGTCAGATTGAGATCGTATCTGGTGGGATATTCGAGTTTGACGTAGATTTGTCCCTGGTCGCTTTCCTTGAAAAAGCTGAAACCGACCTTCTTGGCGAGCTTTAATGATTGTATGAATAACAATACAGCTACGAGAACAACTAATACCGCAACTATACGATGCTGCTCATTAAACGTCAACAATTTTCTGTAGCCGCTTATTATAACATTGAGAAAACGATTGAAGCCGTTTTCCACTCTCTTAAGAATTGTTTTTCTATTCGGATCAACCGGCTTAAGAATCAAAGAACACAAAATCGGCGTCAGAGTAAACGATATAAACAATGACACAAGATTCATAATGAGCATTGTTACGGCCAGCGGCTTCATAAACTTTCCGACCATACTGCCCATAATCGCTATCGGGAAAAGCACAACAACGTTTGTTCCTGCGCTTGCGATAACAGCAGTCGCAACTTCAGCGGCACCGAGCCTTGATGCTTCTTTTGGATCTCCGGTTTTATTCAGTCTGTCAACAATCGCTTCCATAACAACGATTGAATTTGTAACCAGAATACCAATCGACAATCCAATCGCAAGCAGCGTCGAGATATTAAGCGTATATCCCAAAAACTGCATAAAAAAAAGACCGATGATAATCGTCAGCGGCATCGTAACCGCAATGATAAACGTCGAACGCAGATTATAAAGAAACAAAAACAGAATTAAAGCAGTAAGAGCAACGCCCTGCCCTATATCGCTCCAGGCACTATTCACGCTGGCCCTGATAAACACGCCGTCATCGGAAACCCAGACCAATTTCATTCCGCCAGGCAATTCTTTGTTCAATTTTTCAACCGCCGCTTTGACCGCGTCAACAACTTTAACGGCGTTGGCTTCGGCTTTTTTGACTATTTTAATATATACCGCCTGTTTGCCGTCGATAAATGCTTTTTGGCGAACTTCTTCGGTTGCCATTTCAATTCTGCCGATGTCTCGCAGATAGCAACGTTGTCCGCTGCCGCTGTTTATCTGCATCGACTCGAAATCAGAAATTTTATAATAATCCGCATCAACCTTTACAGAATATTCAGTTCCTTTTTCCTGGATTCGGCCGGAAGGAATCAGCCTAACGCCCTGTCGTATTGCCTGAAGAATATTCAGGCTGTTGAGCCCTTTTTCGGCAAGTTTGTCTCTGTCGAGAATAATATGCACTTCACGAATATTTCCGCCGATAAGTTCGGCATCCGCGACGCCCGATATAACCGTCAGCTTGTCTCGCAATTCGTTGTCCGCGTAATCATACAAATCGTCCAGCGGCAAATCGCCCGTAATGGCCATATATATAATGGGCTTGGCGTTAATATCATATTTCAAAATTTTCGGGTCTTCCACATCTTCCGGAAAATCCTCATTTATCAAATCAAGTTTTTCACGAACATCCGTCGCGGCAATATCGACATCGACGTCAAGATTAAACTCAAGCAGCGTCTGGCACACATT is a genomic window containing:
- a CDS encoding efflux RND transporter periplasmic adaptor subunit produces the protein MQITIIFIGVVMSGVFLLAGCKGKQQMTMPMPEVVAIKVHTQPVVLKTELPGRTSAYRIADVRPQVSGIIQKRLFTEGSDVNEGQVLYQIDPAPFQAAVNNAKASLTRAEASLPSVKSRVERYKELLVDKAVSQQEFDDATSSLNQIEAEIQYYKAMLDTANINLGYTKITAPISGRIGMSSITDGAMVTAYQQVVLATVQQLNPIYVDVPQSTSEMLRLNRHLKTGMLDQNEASKNTVKLFLEDGTPYPLAGTLQFRDITVDPTTASVILRVVFPNPEGELLPGMFMRAVIEEGVQEKAILIPQQAILRDVKGNPMAYVVNEDKEVEIRMLNLDRAIGDQWLVTSGLEVGDRLVIEGIQKVRPGAAVKVVIYKNGKDAKSAAQNQMSGSK
- a CDS encoding efflux RND transporter permease subunit; translation: MFLSNASIRRPVAMGCLIIGLSLLGLNAYRKMGLELMPKLDVPYITITTIYPGASPEQIETDVAKRIEDQVVTIDGLKHVSSSCMENVCQTLLEFNLDVDVDIAATDVREKLDLINEDFPEDVEDPKILKYDINAKPIIYMAITGDLPLDDLYDYADNELRDKLTVISGVADAELIGGNIREVHIILDRDKLAEKGLNSLNILQAIRQGVRLIPSGRIQEKGTEYSVKVDADYYKISDFESMQINSGSGQRCYLRDIGRIEMATEEVRQKAFIDGKQAVYIKIVKKAEANAVKVVDAVKAAVEKLNKELPGGMKLVWVSDDGVFIRASVNSAWSDIGQGVALTALILFLFLYNLRSTFIIAVTMPLTIIIGLFFMQFLGYTLNISTLLAIGLSIGILVTNSIVVMEAIVDRLNKTGDPKEASRLGAAEVATAVIASAGTNVVVLFPIAIMGSMVGKFMKPLAVTMLIMNLVSLFISFTLTPILCSLILKPVDPNRKTILKRVENGFNRFLNVIISGYRKLLTFNEQHRIVAVLVVLVAVLLFIQSLKLAKKVGFSFFKESDQGQIYVKLEYPTRYDLNLTVKRVHEVEEILKDLPELKHTLTAIGRVEGTIGQASQGVYLAQLLLKFSERTERQIALEQLMEITRQKLAKYPECIVTVSQPSIIGGQSTDIELEISGSNLDVLDNLALYAKSIATKENGYIDTDTTVRQGKPELRVLPKRAVLADLGIAATDLGLVLRANIEGIECGTFKQNARNYDIVVLFDKKEGKNQVEQFMFPAGDGKTLMLTNLGDVYQKIAPIQITRKDKQRISKLLSNPSVTKPLGNAIDELSAKLDESGKLPPGYNYKFAGTAEMMDEAMMAFGEAGIIAIVLCFLMLAALLESFKQPWLILVTLPLAIIGVILALALTDESMSMFVMMGMVMLIGIVVNIAILIMDQFNVHVRQGVLIHKAMISAACERFRAILMVTLAAILGMMPLATGKGIGAELRNGVGIASVGGLVVSGVLTLIIMPVLYDLFTRKNHKNKDSITVEN